Proteins encoded within one genomic window of Triticum aestivum cultivar Chinese Spring chromosome 2D, IWGSC CS RefSeq v2.1, whole genome shotgun sequence:
- the LOC123053878 gene encoding endoribonuclease Dicer homolog 4 isoform X6, with the protein MEQDDNKAAKAFLLSFDGDVLDRKESDMNDNSTRFKHHYLNKAISVLSSNILDGTHDDSFDLEMVEPFFSNKIMVLINILSRYRLEENMKCIVFVKRITVARAIAHILQNLKGLDLWKCEFLVGRHSGPKNMSRQKMDAIVENFSSGEVNLLIATSVGEEGLDIQTCCLVVRFDLPETVASFIQSRGRARMTNSKYVVLLERGNHSEEKLLNDYIDGEGIMNGEIDLRTSNDVFDHLEEKSYQVEKTGASISTACSVSLLHRYCYNLPKDMFFNPSPAFIYIDDTEGIICRVILPPNAAFRQVDGQPCQSNDEAKRDACLEALVKLYELGALTDFLLPGSGSRKNKASTTNGSASNSHDDESLREELHEMLIPTILKPSTCKLDCPLNLHFYYIQFFPIPADRHYRIFGLFVINPLPMEAEKLEVDLHLARGRIVKAGMKHLGTISFDEEQMMLARNFQEMFLKVLLDRSEFTVSHVMLLGNSETLQFNSTFYLLLPIKQELYGDIFMIDWPTVKRCLSSPVFKDPTGVSAHGSYLPDESLRLLDNMYSKTDVVGSLIFAPHIKTFFVIDVILNELNARSEYDGATYEDHYKERFGIKLSHPEQPLLHAKQLFNLHNLLHDRLRETTEGGRELMEHFVELPPELCSLKIIGFSKDMCSSLSLLPSLMCRLENLLVAIELKDVMLSSFSEASQISASGILEALTTERCLERISLERFEVLGDAFLKYVVGRHNFLTYEGLDEGQLTSRRSAIVNNSHLYELSIKRNLQVYIRDQHFEPTQFIALGRPCKVVCSADTEVNIHTDSRENCNLRCTKSHHWLHRKTIADAVESLVGAFLVEGGFKAAFAFLHWVGIDVDFKDSSLYRVLDASSINLSLTNHTDVDELEELIGYNFKHKGLILEAFVHPSFNKHSGGCYQKLEFLGDAVLEYLITSYLYSAYPDLKPGQITDLKSLAVSNNSLAYVAVQKGIHKYLIKDSNYLSTAVNKFENYIRLPNSEKDLVEEPACPKVLGDIVESCVAAVLLDSGFNLNYVWTLVLMLLEPVLSFSDMHMNPMREIRELCQCHELELGLPEPMKADGEYHVKVEVNINSQVISSAAANRNSKVARKFAAQETLSKLKNYGYTHKNKSLEEILRDARKKEPELLGYNEEPIKVEADISAEMNNLKIGKERDANISFQNTEISIRGTLRTSSQRTAGNTMFSKDDVSIERNNQLKVAKQNACLPKGTTQKNIRKEYHGDMVNKTAKSFLFEVCAVSYWKPPEFELCKEEGPSHLRRFTYKVTVQIRGPSETLLECYSDAQLQKKAAQEHAAQGALWYLRQHGYLPKDEVRV; encoded by the exons ATGGAGCAAGATGACAACAAG GCTGCAAAGGCTTTCCTCCTTTCATTTGATGGTGATGTTTTGGACAGAAAGGAGTCTGACATGAACGACAATTCTACCAGATTTAAGCATCACTACCTAAACAAAGCAATTTCTGTTCTGAGTAGCAACATATTAGACG GTACCCATGATGATTCATTTGATCTGGAGATGGTAGAACCTTTCTTCTCAAATAAAATTATGGTTCTTATTAATATTCTCTCGAGATACAG GCTAGAGGAAAACATGAAGTGCATAGTTTTCGTGAAAAGAATAACTGTTGCAAGAGCAATAGcacatatcctccaaaatttgaAAGGCCTTGATCTTTGGAAATGTGAGTTCCTTGTGGGACGCCACTCGGGACCAAAGAATATGTCAAGGCAGAAGATGGATGCTATTGTTGAAAATTTCTCTTCTGGCGAG GTGAATCTTTTGATTGCTACCAGTGTAGGTGAAGAGGGTCTGGACATTCAGACTTGTTGCCTTGTTGTGCGGTTTGATCTTCCAGAAACTGTTGCCAGTTTTATCCAGTCCAGGGGACGTGCTCGGATGACAAATTCTAAATATGTTGTTCTCCTGGAGAG GGGAAATCATTCTGAAGAAAAGTTGCTTAATGACTATATTGATGGTGAAGGCATTATGAATGGAGAGATAGACTTGAGAACTTCAAATGATGTGTTTGATCACCTCGAGGAGAAAAGTTATCAAGTGGAAAAAACGGGTGCTTCCATTAGCACCGCATGTAGTGTATCTCTACTACATCGCTACTGCTACAACCTTCCCAAGGACAT GTTCTTTAATCCTTCCCCGGCATTCATCTACATTGATGACACTGAGGGGATAATCTGCAGAGTAATTCTTCCACCAAATGCTGCTTTTCGTCAAGTGGATGGCCAACCATGCCAATCAAATGACGAGGCTAAGAGGGATGCATGCTTAGAGGCATTGGTGAAATTGTATGAATTGGGTGCTTTGACAGATTTTCTTCTGCCTGGTTCAGGTTCAAGAAAGAACAAGGCATCAACAACAAACGGTTCAGCAAGCAACAGTCATGATG ATGAAAGTCTAAGAGAAGAGCTTCATGAGATGTTAATTCCCACAATTCTCAAACCTTCAACATGCAAACTGGACTGTCCATTGAACTTGCATTTCTACTATATTCAATTCTTTCCCATACCAGCAGACAGACATTATCGGATATTTGGTCTTTTTGTGATCAACCCCCTTCCTATGGAAGCTGAAAAGTTGGAGGTTGATTTGCATCTGGCTCGTGGCAGGATTGTGAAAGCAGGAATGAAACATTTAGGAACGATATCATTTGACGAAGAACAG ATGATGCTTGCACGCAATTTCCAAGAAATGTTTCTGAAGGTTCTCCTGGACAGATCTGAGTTCACTGTATCTCATGTTATGTTGTTGGGCAACAGTGAAACACTACAGTTTAATTCAACCTTTTACCTGCTGCTTCCAATCAAGCAGGAATTGTATGGTGATATATTTATGATTGACTGGCCAACAGTTAAGCGCTGTTTATCATCACCGGTTTTTAAAGATCCAACTGGTGTGTCTGCGCATGGATCATATTTGCCAGATGAGTCTTTAAGGCTTCTTGATAATATGTACAGTAAAACTGATGTCGTTGGCAGTCTAATCTTTGCTCCCCATATTAAGACATTTTTCGTCATTGATGTCATTCTGAACGAACTAAATGCTAGAAGTGAATACGATGGTGCTACTTATGAAGATCATTACAAGGAAAG GTTTGGTATCAAACTATCACATCCCGAGCAGCCACTTCTGCACGCTAAGCAGCTCTTCAATCTGCATAATTTGCTTCATGACCGATTACGGGAGACCACAG AAGGAGGTCGTGAATTGATGGAGCACTTTGTGGAGTTGCCTCCAGAGCTATGCTCTTTGAAGATAATTGGGTTTTCAAAGGATATGTGTAGCTCCCTGTCTTTGTTACCATCGTTGATGTGTCGGTTGGAGAATTTGCTGGTAGCTATTGAGTTGAAGGATGTCATGTTGTCTTCATTCTCAGAGGCTTCTCAAATTAGTGCTTCTGGT ATCCTTGAAGCACTTACCACCGAAAGGTGTTTGGAGAGGATTTCTTTGGAGCGCTTTGAAGTCTTAGGTGATGCTTTTTTGAAGTATGTGGTTGGACGTCACAACTTTCTTACATATGAAGGACTTGATGAAGGGCAATTGACCAGCAGACGTTCTGCTATAGTGAATAATTCACATTTATATGAGTTATCAATCAAAAGAAATTTGCAG GTGTACATACGGGATCAACACTTTGAACCGACACAGTTCATTGCACTGGGAAGGCCTTGTAAAGTTGTTTGCAGTGCTGACACAGAAGTGAATATACACACAGATAGCCGAGAAAACTGTAACTTGAGGTGTACAAAGTCGCATCATTGGTTGCATAGGAAGACTATAGCGGATGCTGTTGAATCGCTTGTCGGAGCATTTCTTGTTGAAGGTGGATTCAAAGCTGCATTTGCATTCCTTCACTGGGTGGGAATAGATGTTGATTTCAAAGATTCATCTCTATATAGAGTATTAGATGCAAGCTCCATCAATTTATCTCTCACGAACCACACCGACGTCGATGAGCTTGAGGAATTAATCGGTTACAATTTCAAACATAAGGGTCTAATTCTCGAAGCATTTGTGCATCCTTCATTCAATAAACATTCTGGAGGATGCTACCAG AAATTGGAGTTCCTTGGAGAtgctgttttggaatatttgataaCCTCATACCTCTACTCAGCTTATCCTGATCTAAAGCCTGGTCAAATAACCGATTTAAAATCGTTAGCTGTCAGTAATAATTCGCTTGCATATGTGGCAGTCCAGAAAGGTATCCATAAGTATCTTATAAAGGATTCAAATTATCTTTCAACAGCAGTGAATAAGTTTGAGAATTATATTAGACTTCCCAATTCAGAAAAAGACTTGGTAGAAGAACCAGCATGCCCAAAG GTTCTTGGTGATATTGTCGAATCTTGTGTTGCTGCAGTTCTTTTAGATTCAGGATTCAACCTGAACTACGTTTGGACGCTAGTGCTTATGCTTCTAGAGCCAGTGTTGAGCTTCTCTGACATGCACATGAATCCCATGAGAGAAATTCGGGAACTTTGTCAATGTCATGAACTTGAGTTGGGCCTTCCCGAACCTATGAAAGCCGATGGAGAGTACCACGTCAAAGTGGAAGTTAACATAAACAGCCAGGTGATAAGTTCTGCCGCTGCAAATCGGAATTCAAAAGTTGCTAGGAAGTTTGCTGCACAAGAAACACTTTCTAAACTGAAG AATTATGGATACACACATAAAAACAAGTCACTGGAAGAGATTTTGCGAGATGCTAGGAAGAAAGAACCAGAACTACTAGGTTATAATGAAGAACCAATCAAAGTCGAGGCTGACATATCTGCAGAAATGAATAATCTGAAGATAGGTAAAGAAAGGGATGCAAACATCTCTTTCCAAAATACGGAAATTTCTATTCGTGGGACTCTTAGAACCTCTAGCCAAAGAACAGCAGGGAATACCATGTTTTCCAAGGATGATGTCAGTATTGAAAGGAATAATCAGCTCAAGGTTGCAAAGCAGAATGCCTGTCTGCCGAAGGGAACAACTCAGAAAAATATTAGAAAGGAGTATCATG GTGATATGGTAAATAAAACAGCAAAGTCTTTCCTTTTTGAAGTATGTGCCGTAAGTTATTGGAAACCCCCTGAATTTGAATTGTGCAAAGAAGAAGGGCCAAGCCACCTCCGAAG ATTCACGTACAAGGTTACAGTTCAGATCAGGGGACCCTCGGAGACACTCTTGGAGTGCTACAGCGATGCTCAACTACAGAAGAAGGCCGCACAAGAGCATGCCGCGCAGGGGGCTCTGTGGTATCTCAGGCAACATGGGTACCTACCCAAAGATGAAGTTCGTGTGTAG
- the LOC123053878 gene encoding endoribonuclease Dicer homolog 4 isoform X4, translating into MVKPPRIFGMTASPVMGKGGSNKLNYTKCINSLEELLHAKVCSVDNAELESVLAFPDMEVHTYVPLSQSNLTVTYNKELDRSKLESERILRESLYDFKDSQKKLKSLGRLHGNLVFCLQELGSFGALQAAKAFLLSFDGDVLDRKESDMNDNSTRFKHHYLNKAISVLSSNILDGTHDDSFDLEMVEPFFSNKIMVLINILSRYRLEENMKCIVFVKRITVARAIAHILQNLKGLDLWKCEFLVGRHSGPKNMSRQKMDAIVENFSSGEVNLLIATSVGEEGLDIQTCCLVVRFDLPETVASFIQSRGRARMTNSKYVVLLERGNHSEEKLLNDYIDGEGIMNGEIDLRTSNDVFDHLEEKSYQVEKTGASISTACSVSLLHRYCYNLPKDMFFNPSPAFIYIDDTEGIICRVILPPNAAFRQVDGQPCQSNDEAKRDACLEALVKLYELGALTDFLLPGSGSRKNKASTTNGSASNSHDDESLREELHEMLIPTILKPSTCKLDCPLNLHFYYIQFFPIPADRHYRIFGLFVINPLPMEAEKLEVDLHLARGRIVKAGMKHLGTISFDEEQMMLARNFQEMFLKVLLDRSEFTVSHVMLLGNSETLQFNSTFYLLLPIKQELYGDIFMIDWPTVKRCLSSPVFKDPTGVSAHGSYLPDESLRLLDNMYSKTDVVGSLIFAPHIKTFFVIDVILNELNARSEYDGATYEDHYKERFGIKLSHPEQPLLHAKQLFNLHNLLHDRLRETTEGGRELMEHFVELPPELCSLKIIGFSKDMCSSLSLLPSLMCRLENLLVAIELKDVMLSSFSEASQISASGILEALTTERCLERISLERFEVLGDAFLKYVVGRHNFLTYEGLDEGQLTSRRSAIVNNSHLYELSIKRNLQVYIRDQHFEPTQFIALGRPCKVVCSADTEVNIHTDSRENCNLRCTKSHHWLHRKTIADAVESLVGAFLVEGGFKAAFAFLHWVGIDVDFKDSSLYRVLDASSINLSLTNHTDVDELEELIGYNFKHKGLILEAFVHPSFNKHSGGCYQKLEFLGDAVLEYLITSYLYSAYPDLKPGQITDLKSLAVSNNSLAYVAVQKGIHKYLIKDSNYLSTAVNKFENYIRLPNSEKDLVEEPACPKVLGDIVESCVAAVLLDSGFNLNYVWTLVLMLLEPVLSFSDMHMNPMREIRELCQCHELELGLPEPMKADGEYHVKVEVNINSQVISSAAANRNSKVARKFAAQETLSKLKNYGYTHKNKSLEEILRDARKKEPELLGYNEEPIKVEADISAEMNNLKIGKERDANISFQNTEISIRGTLRTSSQRTAGNTMFSKDDVSIERNNQLKVAKQNACLPKGTTQKNIRKEYHGDMVNKTAKSFLFEVCAVSYWKPPEFELCKEEGPSHLRRFTYKVTVQIRGPSETLLECYSDAQLQKKAAQEHAAQGALWYLRQHGYLPKDEVRV; encoded by the exons GCTGCAAAGGCTTTCCTCCTTTCATTTGATGGTGATGTTTTGGACAGAAAGGAGTCTGACATGAACGACAATTCTACCAGATTTAAGCATCACTACCTAAACAAAGCAATTTCTGTTCTGAGTAGCAACATATTAGACG GTACCCATGATGATTCATTTGATCTGGAGATGGTAGAACCTTTCTTCTCAAATAAAATTATGGTTCTTATTAATATTCTCTCGAGATACAG GCTAGAGGAAAACATGAAGTGCATAGTTTTCGTGAAAAGAATAACTGTTGCAAGAGCAATAGcacatatcctccaaaatttgaAAGGCCTTGATCTTTGGAAATGTGAGTTCCTTGTGGGACGCCACTCGGGACCAAAGAATATGTCAAGGCAGAAGATGGATGCTATTGTTGAAAATTTCTCTTCTGGCGAG GTGAATCTTTTGATTGCTACCAGTGTAGGTGAAGAGGGTCTGGACATTCAGACTTGTTGCCTTGTTGTGCGGTTTGATCTTCCAGAAACTGTTGCCAGTTTTATCCAGTCCAGGGGACGTGCTCGGATGACAAATTCTAAATATGTTGTTCTCCTGGAGAG GGGAAATCATTCTGAAGAAAAGTTGCTTAATGACTATATTGATGGTGAAGGCATTATGAATGGAGAGATAGACTTGAGAACTTCAAATGATGTGTTTGATCACCTCGAGGAGAAAAGTTATCAAGTGGAAAAAACGGGTGCTTCCATTAGCACCGCATGTAGTGTATCTCTACTACATCGCTACTGCTACAACCTTCCCAAGGACAT GTTCTTTAATCCTTCCCCGGCATTCATCTACATTGATGACACTGAGGGGATAATCTGCAGAGTAATTCTTCCACCAAATGCTGCTTTTCGTCAAGTGGATGGCCAACCATGCCAATCAAATGACGAGGCTAAGAGGGATGCATGCTTAGAGGCATTGGTGAAATTGTATGAATTGGGTGCTTTGACAGATTTTCTTCTGCCTGGTTCAGGTTCAAGAAAGAACAAGGCATCAACAACAAACGGTTCAGCAAGCAACAGTCATGATG ATGAAAGTCTAAGAGAAGAGCTTCATGAGATGTTAATTCCCACAATTCTCAAACCTTCAACATGCAAACTGGACTGTCCATTGAACTTGCATTTCTACTATATTCAATTCTTTCCCATACCAGCAGACAGACATTATCGGATATTTGGTCTTTTTGTGATCAACCCCCTTCCTATGGAAGCTGAAAAGTTGGAGGTTGATTTGCATCTGGCTCGTGGCAGGATTGTGAAAGCAGGAATGAAACATTTAGGAACGATATCATTTGACGAAGAACAG ATGATGCTTGCACGCAATTTCCAAGAAATGTTTCTGAAGGTTCTCCTGGACAGATCTGAGTTCACTGTATCTCATGTTATGTTGTTGGGCAACAGTGAAACACTACAGTTTAATTCAACCTTTTACCTGCTGCTTCCAATCAAGCAGGAATTGTATGGTGATATATTTATGATTGACTGGCCAACAGTTAAGCGCTGTTTATCATCACCGGTTTTTAAAGATCCAACTGGTGTGTCTGCGCATGGATCATATTTGCCAGATGAGTCTTTAAGGCTTCTTGATAATATGTACAGTAAAACTGATGTCGTTGGCAGTCTAATCTTTGCTCCCCATATTAAGACATTTTTCGTCATTGATGTCATTCTGAACGAACTAAATGCTAGAAGTGAATACGATGGTGCTACTTATGAAGATCATTACAAGGAAAG GTTTGGTATCAAACTATCACATCCCGAGCAGCCACTTCTGCACGCTAAGCAGCTCTTCAATCTGCATAATTTGCTTCATGACCGATTACGGGAGACCACAG AAGGAGGTCGTGAATTGATGGAGCACTTTGTGGAGTTGCCTCCAGAGCTATGCTCTTTGAAGATAATTGGGTTTTCAAAGGATATGTGTAGCTCCCTGTCTTTGTTACCATCGTTGATGTGTCGGTTGGAGAATTTGCTGGTAGCTATTGAGTTGAAGGATGTCATGTTGTCTTCATTCTCAGAGGCTTCTCAAATTAGTGCTTCTGGT ATCCTTGAAGCACTTACCACCGAAAGGTGTTTGGAGAGGATTTCTTTGGAGCGCTTTGAAGTCTTAGGTGATGCTTTTTTGAAGTATGTGGTTGGACGTCACAACTTTCTTACATATGAAGGACTTGATGAAGGGCAATTGACCAGCAGACGTTCTGCTATAGTGAATAATTCACATTTATATGAGTTATCAATCAAAAGAAATTTGCAG GTGTACATACGGGATCAACACTTTGAACCGACACAGTTCATTGCACTGGGAAGGCCTTGTAAAGTTGTTTGCAGTGCTGACACAGAAGTGAATATACACACAGATAGCCGAGAAAACTGTAACTTGAGGTGTACAAAGTCGCATCATTGGTTGCATAGGAAGACTATAGCGGATGCTGTTGAATCGCTTGTCGGAGCATTTCTTGTTGAAGGTGGATTCAAAGCTGCATTTGCATTCCTTCACTGGGTGGGAATAGATGTTGATTTCAAAGATTCATCTCTATATAGAGTATTAGATGCAAGCTCCATCAATTTATCTCTCACGAACCACACCGACGTCGATGAGCTTGAGGAATTAATCGGTTACAATTTCAAACATAAGGGTCTAATTCTCGAAGCATTTGTGCATCCTTCATTCAATAAACATTCTGGAGGATGCTACCAG AAATTGGAGTTCCTTGGAGAtgctgttttggaatatttgataaCCTCATACCTCTACTCAGCTTATCCTGATCTAAAGCCTGGTCAAATAACCGATTTAAAATCGTTAGCTGTCAGTAATAATTCGCTTGCATATGTGGCAGTCCAGAAAGGTATCCATAAGTATCTTATAAAGGATTCAAATTATCTTTCAACAGCAGTGAATAAGTTTGAGAATTATATTAGACTTCCCAATTCAGAAAAAGACTTGGTAGAAGAACCAGCATGCCCAAAG GTTCTTGGTGATATTGTCGAATCTTGTGTTGCTGCAGTTCTTTTAGATTCAGGATTCAACCTGAACTACGTTTGGACGCTAGTGCTTATGCTTCTAGAGCCAGTGTTGAGCTTCTCTGACATGCACATGAATCCCATGAGAGAAATTCGGGAACTTTGTCAATGTCATGAACTTGAGTTGGGCCTTCCCGAACCTATGAAAGCCGATGGAGAGTACCACGTCAAAGTGGAAGTTAACATAAACAGCCAGGTGATAAGTTCTGCCGCTGCAAATCGGAATTCAAAAGTTGCTAGGAAGTTTGCTGCACAAGAAACACTTTCTAAACTGAAG AATTATGGATACACACATAAAAACAAGTCACTGGAAGAGATTTTGCGAGATGCTAGGAAGAAAGAACCAGAACTACTAGGTTATAATGAAGAACCAATCAAAGTCGAGGCTGACATATCTGCAGAAATGAATAATCTGAAGATAGGTAAAGAAAGGGATGCAAACATCTCTTTCCAAAATACGGAAATTTCTATTCGTGGGACTCTTAGAACCTCTAGCCAAAGAACAGCAGGGAATACCATGTTTTCCAAGGATGATGTCAGTATTGAAAGGAATAATCAGCTCAAGGTTGCAAAGCAGAATGCCTGTCTGCCGAAGGGAACAACTCAGAAAAATATTAGAAAGGAGTATCATG GTGATATGGTAAATAAAACAGCAAAGTCTTTCCTTTTTGAAGTATGTGCCGTAAGTTATTGGAAACCCCCTGAATTTGAATTGTGCAAAGAAGAAGGGCCAAGCCACCTCCGAAG ATTCACGTACAAGGTTACAGTTCAGATCAGGGGACCCTCGGAGACACTCTTGGAGTGCTACAGCGATGCTCAACTACAGAAGAAGGCCGCACAAGAGCATGCCGCGCAGGGGGCTCTGTGGTATCTCAGGCAACATGGGTACCTACCCAAAGATGAAGTTCGTGTGTAG